One Deltaproteobacteria bacterium genomic window carries:
- a CDS encoding EAL domain-containing protein, with product MVDTGSHIYSRTLEPGDIIFREGDAGDSAYIVESGAVEISMIQNGQRTVLTRIGEGGLFGEMAVIDDQPRTATVVALEKTNLVSISRKQINEHLNQGDSVVNLLLKVILTRYRANLERTSQPGKVIAPAMQPDLNQSGVQLESAMSKPAEAAIEAIRLEADLKNGIDRGEFVCFYQPIVDLETRTTAGFEALVRWEHPKRGLLAPFHFIDLAEKTGLIIPLGDYVLERACKDLPELEKACNLGNTNGRTVRPFVSVNVSGRQLGVPGYIDTIRQTLQSTQAPPHQIKLEITESLFMDSPEVAVEWIAHCKEMGITIALDDFGTGFSSLGYLYQFAIDNLKIDRCFVTAMSENERAMKVVRAITGLARGLHLSVVAEGIETPEQMESLDALDCQYGQGYLFSKPVNLNDICELVASSPDWTYGQK from the coding sequence CACATCTATTCGCGCACGCTCGAGCCTGGAGACATCATCTTTCGTGAGGGAGATGCTGGGGATTCAGCCTACATTGTAGAAAGTGGGGCTGTTGAAATCTCTATGATTCAAAACGGTCAGCGTACAGTATTAACTCGAATTGGTGAAGGCGGTCTCTTTGGTGAGATGGCTGTCATTGATGATCAGCCAAGAACAGCCACCGTCGTGGCCCTTGAGAAAACCAATCTTGTTTCAATCTCAAGAAAACAGATCAACGAGCACCTCAACCAGGGTGACTCTGTTGTAAATCTCCTGCTCAAGGTTATCCTCACCCGTTACCGAGCCAATCTCGAAAGAACCAGCCAACCCGGAAAAGTCATTGCGCCTGCTATGCAGCCCGATTTAAACCAAAGTGGTGTTCAACTTGAATCTGCCATGAGTAAGCCCGCTGAGGCGGCAATCGAGGCGATTCGCCTGGAGGCAGATCTTAAAAACGGTATCGATAGGGGGGAGTTTGTTTGCTTCTACCAGCCCATCGTTGACCTAGAAACACGAACGACCGCCGGCTTTGAGGCACTTGTACGCTGGGAGCACCCAAAACGCGGCCTGCTCGCGCCTTTTCACTTCATCGATCTTGCCGAAAAGACTGGGCTGATTATCCCACTGGGAGACTATGTCCTCGAGCGTGCCTGCAAAGACCTGCCGGAGTTGGAAAAAGCGTGCAATCTAGGGAATACCAATGGGCGTACCGTTCGTCCCTTCGTGAGCGTCAATGTTTCCGGAAGACAACTCGGCGTTCCCGGCTACATCGATACCATTCGCCAAACGCTTCAAAGTACTCAAGCACCGCCCCACCAGATTAAGCTCGAAATCACTGAGAGCCTTTTCATGGACAGTCCGGAAGTGGCCGTGGAGTGGATTGCCCATTGTAAAGAAATGGGTATCACCATCGCCTTGGATGATTTTGGTACCGGCTTTTCCTCGCTTGGTTATCTCTACCAATTTGCAATCGACAATCTGAAAATCGACAGATGCTTCGTCACCGCCATGAGCGAAAATGAACGAGCCATGAAAGTTGTTCGAGCCATTACCGGCTTGGCGCGTGGTCTTCATTTGAGCGTGGTTGCTGAAGGTATTGAAACTCCGGAGCAAATGGAAAGCCTTGATGCTCTCGATTGCCAATATGGGCAGGGCTATCTCTTCAGTAAGCCGGTCAACTTGAATGATATCTGTGAGCTGGTCGCCAGCAGTCCTGACTGGACCTACGGACAGAAGTAA